One window of the Mytilus galloprovincialis chromosome 14, xbMytGall1.hap1.1, whole genome shotgun sequence genome contains the following:
- the LOC143058123 gene encoding protein meiotic P26-like codes for MSAAVNIEELKKQFLECPICNELFNDTDRHPRVLPCLHSYCYTCLKKLIEQSKYTCPLCKSDFFVQNISVDSFSKDNTRRDLLDFVRAGDHKSVIQCDECENEKAISRCKDCFRFICKSCLAAHKNMKTFSEHEVFALDGFELSMDHVSEFRHAGMCSLSNHQKNPLTLFCAGPDCQKPICYSCCLTNHMPTDNKKHITRDIEEVYAEKVKSMIENKDKILKTEKKLGELSKNINEQLERLAVNADTTKTEILATFEIGAQMLQRRRDVLIMNTDKLKKNKDILLKKQDTEVINFIETIRDACRFFDHTVATKNQSAFLLLAKTISDRFKHLQDTNFDTHPRDSNLISFTKINLGAELQRFVDTIGNISSSSAFGPNTKINFPAAVMAVESEKKFDIMIEFLDYDNAKVLDDMTVTCVLFGTADSPLDSIGELSFTHIGNGIYKTSCQIVDTGIKRITKVGVMINSRDFSAVELKTVITKKPKEVETFEVPDHERSYERYRDLDSCCDEEHEDTSVDKRYDDHALEL; via the exons ATGTCTGCTGCTGTAAATATTGAGGAGTTGAAAAAACAGTTTTTGGAATGTCCAATCTGTAATGAACTATTCAATGACACAGACCGGCATCCACGTGTATTGCCATGTCTTCATTCTTACTGTTACACGTGTCTAAAAAAACTTATTGAACAGTCAAAGTACACGTGCCCACTTTGCAAATCTGACTTCTTTGTCCAAAATATAAGCGTTGATTCGTTTTCGAAAGATAACACAAGAAGGGATCTACTAGATTTTGTTCGAGCTGGGGACCACAAATCTGTTATACAGTGTGATGAATGTGAAAATGAAAAGGCGATTTCACGTTGTAAAGATTGTTTTAGATTCATATGTAAATCATGTCTTGCAGCACATAAAAATATGAAGACATTTAGTGAGCACGAGGTTTTTGCCCTAGATGGTTTCGAATTATCGATGGACCATGTTTCCGAATTTAGACATGCTGGAATGTGTTCCTTGTCAAACCATCAGAAAAATCCACTAACTTTGTTTTGCGCGGGTCCTGATTGTCAAAAACCAATCTGTTATTCCTGTTGTCTAACAAATCATATGCCAACAGATAACAAGAAGCATATCACAAGGGATATTGAGGAGGTCTATGCTGAAAAAGTTAAAAGTATGATAGAGAACAAAGACAAAATACTGAAGACGGAGAAAAAATTAGGCGAGCTTtcaaaaaacataaatgaacAGTTAGAGAGACTTGCAGTCAACGCGGATACAACGAAAACAGAAATTCTAGCAACTTTTGAAATAGGAGCACAAATGCTGCAGCGTCGGAGAGATGTCTTGATAATGAATACAGATAAGTTGAAAAAGAATAAAGACATTCTTTTAAAGAAGCAAGATACCGAAGTTATCAATTTCATCGAAACCATCAGAGATGCTTGTAGATTTTTTGATCACACCGTTGCTACTAAAAATCAATCAGCATTTCTCCTTCTTGCAAAAACCATCTCAGATCGATTTAAACATTTACAAGACACTAACTTTGACACACACCCGCGCGATtcaaatttaatttcttttactaaaattaatttaggaGCTGAATTACAACGATTTGTTGACACAATTGGTAATATATCTTCATCATCTGCATTTGGCCCAAACACAAAGATTAATTTTCCAGCAGCAGTCATGGCAgttgaatcagaaaaaaaatttgacattATGATTGAATTTTTGGACTACGATAACGCAAAAGTATTAGATGATATGACTGTAACATGTGTACTATTTGGAACAGCGGATTCACCTCTGGACTCCATAGGAGAACTGTCCTTTACTCATATAGGAAATGGAATATATAAAACATCTTGCCAAATAGTGGATACTGGTATAAAAAGAATTACAAAAGTAGGAGTGATGATAAATAGTAGAGACTTTTCAGCCGTTGAATTGAAAACAGTGATAACAAAGAAGCCAAAAGAAGTAGAAACATTTG AAGTACCTGACCACGAGAGATCTTATGAAAGATATAGAGATCTAG aTTCATGTTGTGACGAAGAACATGAAGACACAAGtgttgataaaagatatgatGACCATGCTCTAG AACTGTAA